CGGCGGTCCAGCTTCCCGTTGGTGGTGAGCGGCAGCGACGCGAGGAACGCATACGCGCCCGGCACCATGTGGTCCGGAAGCACCTGCTCGAGCTGGCGCCGCAGCTCCGCCGCATCCAGCGTGGCCCCGGCGGCCGGAACCACGTAGGCGGCCAGCATGGGGCCGCGCGCACCGTCCTCGCGCAGCACGACGGCGGCCTCGGTCACCCCGGCGCACCGGCGCAGCGCCGCCGCGATCTCGGCGGGCTCGGTGCGGATGCCGCGGATCTTCACCTGCTCGTCCACGCGGCCGAGGAACTCCAGCCGGCCGTCGCGCGTGTAGCGCAGCAGATCTCCGGAGCGGTACATGCGCGCGCCCGGCTCGTAGGAGAACGGGTCCGGCAGGAAGCGATCGGCGGTGAGGTCCGGCCGGCCGAAGTAGCCGCGGCCCATGCCCTCGCCCGCCACGTACGCCTCGCCGGGCACGCCCTCGGGCACCGGCTCCAGCGCGTCGTCCAGCAGGTAGAGCCGCGTGTTCTGCATGGGGCGGCCGAGCGGCGGCTCGCCTCCGGGCACGCACTCGGCGGTGGTGACCTCGATGGTCGTCTCGGTCTGGCCGTAGACGTTGATGAACTTCCGGCCCGGCTGCCAGCGCGCGACGATGTCCGCCGTGCACAGCTCGCCGCCGGTGATGACCGCCTCCAGGTCAGGCAGCCCCTCCGACGGCAACAGCGCCAGCACGGACGCCGTCTCGTTGAGTGCGGTGATGCGCTGCTCGCGCAGCAGCCGCACCAGATCGGGGCCGGGCAGCAGCGTCTCGCGGGGCGCCAGGAACAGCGTGGCCCCGGACAGCAGCGCGACGAAGATCTCCTCCACCGAGGTGTCGAAGGTGAGGGCGGCACCCTGGAGGATGCGCTTGCCCGGACCGCCGTAGGCGCGCGCCATCACCTCCACCAGGTTGGCCACGCCGCGCAGGGGCACCATCACGCCCTTGGGCGCGCCGGTGGAGCCGGACGTGTACATGACATAGGCGAGGTTCTCACCCACGGTGCCGGGCGCCAGGCGCGAGGCCGGGCGCTCCGCGAGGCGTGCCTGGTCCGCCTCCAGGTCCATCCGCAGCACGCGAGGGTGCGACGCGGCGGCCGCCGCCAGCGCCTGTTGCGTCAGCACCACCGCGGCGCCGCTGTCCGCCAGCATGGACGCGAGCCGGGTGGCCGGGTGTGACGGATCCAACGGCACGTAGGCGCCGCCGGCCTTCATCACGCCGAGGATGCCCACCACCGTCTCGAGGGACGGCTCCAGCAGCAGCGCCACGAGCACGTCGGGGCCCACGCCCTGGGCGCGCAGCTCGTGGGCGAGCCGGTTGGCACGCTCGTCCAGCTCCCGGTAGCTCAGGCGCTTGTCCTGGAACACCAGCGCGGGCGCGTCGGGCGTGCGGTCCACCTGCTCCTCGAAGCGGCGCGTCAGCGTCAGATCGGGCTGGAGCGGCGTGCGAGGCCCGGCCCAGGTGTCGAGCAACCGGCGCTTGTCGCCCTCGCGCAGCAGCGGCAGCTGGCTGATGGGGGCGTCGGGGTCGCGCACCGCCGCCTCCAGCAGGGTGACGAACTGGACCATCATCCGGTCGATGGTGCCCGCGTCGAACAGGTCCGCGCTGTACTCCACCGCGCCGGAGATGCCCTCGCCAGCCGGCTCCAGGTCCACCGCGAGGTCGAACTGCGCCGCGCCGGTGTCCGCCTCCAGCCGCCGGGCCTGCACGTCGCCCAGCTTGAGCTCCGGCAGGCGCACGTTCTCGAACGAGAGCATCACCTGCACCAGCGGCATCCGGCCCGCCAGGCGCGGCGCTCCAACGGCCTCCACCACGCGCTCGAATGGCGCGTCCTGGTTCGCCATGGCGCCCAGCACCGCGTCGCGCGCCCGCCCCAGCAGCTCGCGGAAGGTGGGATCACCGGAGAGCTCCACGCGGCACGCCACCGTGTTGACGAAGAGGCCGATGAGCTTGTCCGACTGCGCGCGGGCGCGGTTGGCCACCGGCGCGCCCACCACCACGTCGCTCTGCCGGGTGTAGCGCGACAGCAGCACGTCGAAGGCGGCCAGCAACGTGACGTACGGCGTGACGGCGGCGCGGCGGCCCAGCCCGTGGAGGGCGTCCGTCACGAAGGCGGGGATCTTGAACGTCCGCCTGCCGCCACGCCGGGTGGACGCCGCGGTGCGGGGACGATCCGTGGGAAGCTCCAGCACCGTCGGGGCGCCGCGGAGCTGCTCCCTCCAGAACGCGAGCTGCCGCTCCAGCAGCCCGCCTTCCAGCCGCCGCCGCTGCCACTCCGTTACGTCCGTGTACTGGAGGCGCGGCTCGGGCAGCGGGGAGGCGGCGCCAGCGGCGAACGCCGTGTAGAGCGCGGACAGCTCACGCAGCAGCACGCCCATGGACCAGCCGTCGCAGGCGATGTGGTGCAGCGTGAGGACGAGCGCGTGGTCCTCGGCCGACAGCCGCAGCAGCCGGGCCCGCAGCAGCGGCCCGTGCTCCAGGTCGAACGCCCGCCGCGCGTCCTCGCGCACGTGCCGCTCCACCTCGGCCTCGCGCTCGCGGGGCGCCAGGTGCTCCAGGCTCTCCAGCGGCAGGTCGAAGTTCCCCGCCGGCTGGAGGTGGCCCACCGGGTGGCCCTCCACCACGCGCACCGTGGTGCGCAGCGGCTCGTGCCGGCGAAGCACCTCGCCCAGCGCGCGCCCCAGCGCGGTCGCGTCCAGCCGGCCCTTCAGGCGCAGCGAGGCGGGCACATTGTAGAGCGTGCCACCCGGCTCGAGCTGATCCGCGAAGAACATGCGCTCCTGCGCGAACGACAGCGCGCGCTCGGAGGTGGTCTCGCCGCGAGAGAGGGCGGGCTCCTCGGCTCGTGCGGCCTTCGCCGCCTGGAGCTCCCGCGCGAGCGCGTCCACGCTGGGCGCCTGGAGCAGCGCCGCCGCCGGCAACGTCACGCCATGGTCCTCGTCCAGCCGGTGCTGCACGTCCACCGCGGCCAGCGAGTCCAGGCCGAGCGCCGCGGGCGCCAGGTCCGTGCGGACCTGAGCGGCGGGCATGCGCAGCGCGGAGGCGAGGACCTCGCGCAGGTAGGCGGCGAAGTCCGTGGCGTCCGCCTTCGTCTCGGCGGGAGCGGCTCCGGCGCGCTGAAGGGTGGAGGTGGCGAGCGCGGGCAGGGTGCCGGCGAGGAAGCCGGCGCGGCACTCGCGGCGCTGGATCTTGCCGCTGGAGGTCTTGGGGATGCTGCCGGGCGGCAGCAACACCACCGCGTGGGCGGTGAGGTCGTGCCCACGGGCCACCGCGTCGCGCAGGGCGGCACTGAGGGCGTCGGTGTCCGGCTCGCGGCGGGTGTCCACCTCCGCCACGAGGACGAGCTGCTCCTCGCCGTTCGCCTCCACCGCGAAGGCGGCGCTGCAACCGGGGCGCACCGCCGCGTGGGCACGCTCCAGCGTCAGCTCGATGTCCTGCGGGTAGTGGTTCGCGCCGCGGATGATGATGAGGTCCTTGAGCCGGCCGGTGACGAACAGCTCGCCGCCGTCGAGGAAGCCCAGGTCCCCGGTGCGCAGGTACGGGCCGTCTCCGCCGGGCAGGGTGGCGCGGAAGGCCGCCTCGGTCTCCTGCGGCCGGTTCCAATAGCCCTGGGCCACGTGCGGGCCCGCGACCCAGATCTCCCCCACCTTGCCAGGCGCGCAGGGCGCGAGCGTGGCGGGGTCCACGATGGTGATGCGCTCGCTCGGGAGCGCCTGGCCACAGCCCACCAGCGGCTGTGCGTCGGGCGCGCTCGAGGGGACGGCGCTGTCACGCGCCATGGCCCGGGTGTCGAAGCCGCGCACCAGCGGCGGCTCCGCCTTGCGGCCACCGCTGACGATCAGGGTGGCCTCGGCCAGGCCGTAGCAGGGGTAGAACGCCTCGCGGCGGAAGCCGCACGGGCCAAACGCCTCCACGAAGCGATCCAGCGTGTCGCGGCGCACCGGCTCCGCGCCGGAGAAGGCCAGCGTCCAGCTGCGCAGGTCCAGCGTCTCCCGCTCGGCGGGGGAGATCTTCCGCACGCACAGATCGTAGGCGAAGTTGGGCCCGCCGCTGGTGGTGGCGCGGTAGGTGGAGATGGCCTGGAGCCAGCGCAGTGGCTTCTGCAGGAAGTCCATCGGAGACATGAGGACACACGGCACGCCCACGTACAGCGGCTGGAGCATGTTCCCGATGAGTCCCATGTCATGGTACAGCGGCAGCCAGCCCACCACGACGGAGCGCTCGTCGTGCTCGAAGGCGGACTGGATCATCCGCTCGTTCTCCAGCAGGTTGCCGTGCGTCAGCATGACGCCCTTGGGCGTGCTGGTGGAGCCCGAGGTGTACTGGAGGAAGGCGAGCGTGGAGCGGTCCAGCCCCGGCGCGCGCCAGGCGTCCTCTCCGCTCGCGGAGACCTCGTCGGTGGCCACCCAGTTCAGCGCGCGCAGCTCGGGCGCCTCGGCGAACACCATCTCGGAGAAGTCGAGGATGGCCCGCGTCGTGAGTGCCACCCGGGTGCGCGAGTCGGCGATGATGGCCTGAAGCCGGGGCAGGGTGCGGCCCAGCCGCATGGGATCCGGCGGATAGGCGGGCACGGCCATGGCGCCCGCGTAGAGGCATCCCCAGAAGGCGGCCACGTACTCCAGCCCCGGCGGGAACAGCAGCAGCGCGGGCTGACCAGCGGCGCCGGCCTCCTGGAGGTTCGCGGCGATGGCGCGCGCCCGCCGGTCCAGCTCGGCATAGGTGAGGGAGACCGCCTCCGACTCGCCGTCCATCAGGAACGTGTAGGCGGTGCGGCCGGGGGTCTGGGTGGCGCGGGTCCGGAGGATGTCGACGAGGGTGGCGAAGGAAGTCATCGGATCAAATCGCGCGCAAAGCGGAGAGGCGGGCGTCGGGGCGCGCGAGCGCGTTGCCGAGCACCGTCTGGTAGCGGTGGAGCAGCCGGAGGATGGTCTGCTCGGTGAAGAGGTCGGTCCGGTAGAGGAAATCGGCGGTGAGGGCCCGCGCCGAGCCCTCCAAGTTTAGCGTGAGCTCGGACTTGGAGCGGGCCTCGGCCGGGGGGAACGGCTCGATGAGCAGGCCGCCGAAGCGCAGCTCGTCGAGCGGGCGCTCGAACTGGCTGAGGTAGTTGAAGGTGATGGCCTCCAGCGGCGTCTCGGTGGAGCGCTCGCCTGGATGGAGGGCGTCCGCCAGCCGGTGGTGGGGCATGTGGCGGCCGTTCTCCTGGGCCTCGGCCACCGCTTTGTTCACCCGGCGCAGCGCCTCGAGGAACGTCGGATCTCCCTCCAGCGACGCTCGCACCACGAGCACGTTCGCGAAGCGGCCGATCAAGCCCTCCAGCTCCCGGTAGGGCCGGTCCGCGTCGGGCGACGCGACGGACAGATCCGTCTCGCCGGTCTCGTGGTGGAGCAAGGTGAGGAAGCCCGTCAGCAGCGTGGTGTAGAGGGACACGCCCTCGCGCGCACCCAGCGCTTGAAGGCCCGCCGTCAACGCCTCGGGCAGGCGAAGCAATCGGGCGTCGCCCCCGGGTGAGGGCTGAGCGGGCCTGGGCCGATCGGTGGGCAGACGGACGAGCCTGGCACCCGTGAGCCGGGCGCGATCCCGGGCGAGCGCCTGCTCCAGGGCCGCGCCTCCGAGGTGCTCACGCTGCCACACGGCGAAGTCCGGGTACTGCAGCGGCAGCGGTGGGAGCGGCGAGGGCCTGCCGGCCGAGAAGGCCTCGTAGAGCACGCCCAGCTCCTGGACGAGCAGGGCGAGCGTGGAGCCATCGAAGGCCAGCCGGTGCACGGTGAGCAGCAGGTGGTGCTCCTCCGCGCCCAGCCGCACCAGCTCGCCGCGCAGCAACGGGGCGCGGGTCAGATCGAAGGTACGGGCGCGCGCGGCACTGGCGCGCCGGGCCGCCTCCGCCTCGCGCTCGGTGGGCGGAAGCGGGGTGAGGTCCACCACGGGCAGTTCGAACGCGGCGGGCGGGACGATGTGCTGCACCGGCTCGGGGCCACTGGCGTCCACGAGGACACGCAGCGACTCGTGACGCCGGATGATCTCCTCCAGCGCCCGCCGCAGCACTTCCGCGTCCAGGGGGCCGCGCAGCCGGGCGTAGACGGCGATGCAGTTGCCGAGCGGGTTGTCGCGCTCGGAGCGCCACACCGCCTCCTGGGGGAACGACAGCGGCAGCGGACGATCGCGCGGGACGGGGCGGGGAGGCGGCGGCGAGGACTTCCCCGAGGCGCGCGCCTGCTCCAGGTGGCGCGAGAGTGCGCGCACGGTGGGCGCCTCGAGGAAGGTGCGCAGCGACACCTCCACGCCCAGCTGCTCGCGAAGGCGCGCCAGCAGCGCGGTGGCGCGCAGCGAGTGGCCACCCACGTCGAAGAAGCCCTGCTCCACGCCGGTACCGGTGATGCCCAGCACCTCCTCCCAGAGCGCCAGCACGGTCCGCTCCATCGGCGTGGCGGGCGGGACCGCCTCCTCTCGAGCCGGCTCCGCCGCGGGAGGGGGCAGCGCGCGGCGATCCACCTTGCCGTTGGGGGTGAGCGGCAGGGTGTCCATCGCGACGAAGTAGCCGGGGATGGTGTGCTCTGGCAGCACCGCGCCCAGCAGCCGCCGCAGTTCCGCCGCGCTCGCGCTCGCGCCGGGGGCGGGCACCACGTAGGCGACGAGGTGCAGGTCATCCGGGCGCTCGCCGCGGTTCCACGCCACCACCACCGCGTCACGCACGGCGGGCAGCCGGCGCAACGCCGCCTCCACCTCGCCCATTTCGATGCGCACGCCGCGGATCTTCACCTGGTGGTCCGCGCGGCCCACGTACTCCACCGTGCCGTCGGGCAGGTAGCGGCCCAGGTCTCCGGTGCGGTACAGGCGCCCGCCCGGTGCACGGCTGAAGGGATCCGGCAGGAAGCGGCTGGCCGTCTCCGCCGGGGCCCGGATGTAACCGCGCGTGAGGACCGTGCCGCCCGCGTAGATCTCCCCCACCACGCCCAGCGGCGTGGGCTCCATCCGCGAGTCGAGGACGTACACGGTGGCGTTGGCGAGCGGGCGGCCCACCGGCACCGTGGCGCGTGCGCCCTCGTCCGACGGCGTGCTGGGCCACCACGTCACCGCGGAGCTGGCCTCGGTGGGGCCGTACAGGTTGTGCAGCCGCGCGTGGGGCCAGCGCTGGTGGAAGCGGCGCTCCAGCGCGCGGGTGAGCGCCTCGCCGCCGGAGAACACATGGCGCAGGGACTGGCACGCCGCGCTCGCGGGATCACCCAGCACCACGTCCAGCAGCGAGGGCACCATCTCCACCGTCGTCACGCCCTGCTCCGCGATGAGCTGGCACAGCCACGGCGCGTCCTGCCCGCGCGTGGGGTGCGCCAACACCACGCGGCCGCCAGCGGCCAGCGGCGCGAACAGCTCGCATACGGTGGGGGCGAAGCTGAGCGAGCCCTTCACGAGGCCCGCATCCGCCGGCCCGAGCGTGAACGCCTCCTCCATCCAGCGCATCTGGCTGGTGAGGCCCCAATGGGGGATCTGCACGCCCTTGGGCCGGCCGGTGGAGCCGGAGGTGAAGAGGACGTAGGCGAGGTTGGCCGGATCCACCGCTGGCAGTGGCGTGGCGGCGTCGTCGCCCGAGCCCGCGCCCCAACCTGGCTCCAGGTGCACGGTGGGCAGGCCATGGGACGGCAGCCGGTCCGCGAGGTGGCGCTGGAGGACGAGCACGCGCGGCTCCGCGTCCTCCAGCATCTGCTGGAGGCGGTCGCGCGGGTAGCCCGGCTCCAGCGGCACGCACGCGCCACCGGCCTTCATCGTGCCCAGGAGGGCCACCGGCAGCTCGAGCGAGCGCTCCAGGCACAGGGCCACGCGCGTGTCGGGGCCCACGCCCAGCTCGCGCAAGGCCCGCGCGAGCCGGTTGGCGCGGCGGTCCAGCTCGCCGTAGGTGAGCGTCTGGCCCTCGAACACCGCCGCCACGGCGTCCGGCGCGCGAGCCGCCTGGCGTTCCACCAGGGTGTGCAGGCACTCGTTCGCGTAGGGCCGCTCGGTGGCGTTGCGCGCCAGGAACCAGGCTCGCTCTTCCTCGTTCAGCAGGGGCAGCGCGGAGAGGGAGAGCTCCGGCCGCGCCACCGCCGCCTGCAACAGCGACAGGTAGTGGCCGAGCATCCGCCGGATGGTGTCCGCGTCGAACAGGTCCGTGCCGTACTCGAGGATGCCGGAGACTCCGTCCGGGGACTCATGCGCGAGCAGCGACAGCTCGAAGGCGCGCGTCGCGGTGTGGAGCTCCTCCACCTGGCCGAGCCGCAGCCCGTCCCCGAGCGACGACTCCGCCGCGGCCTGCACTCCGAAGTAGACCTGGAGCAGGGGGGAGCTGCTGGAGCCGCGCTCCTTGCGCACCTCCGCCACCAGCCGGTCGAAGGGGAGATCCTGGTGGGCCTGCGCGTCCAGCACCACCTGGCGCGAGCGGGAGACGAGCTCGCGGAAGCTGGGGTCCCCGGACAGCCGGCCGCGCAGCACCACCGTGTTGGAGAAGAAGCCGATGAGGCCCTCGATCTCCTCGCGGCGGTTGGCCACCGCGGTGC
The sequence above is drawn from the Archangium gephyra genome and encodes:
- a CDS encoding non-ribosomal peptide synthetase, coding for MSSRDELMERRKRLSPEQRARLEQRLRGESTPRAAEPTIPRRAGNGPAPLSFAQQRLFVIQQMEGQSPIYNVAARLRIHGPLDVEVLRRVMEEIARRHEVLRTRFVQRGGEPVQEVLPDARPVFQRVDLSATPPGEREARLEELSRREATHPFDLEHGPLLRVTVVRLDAEEHALCFVVHHIVWDGWSNGILLRELSALYRAFLRGEPSPLPELPIQYADFTLWQRAHLSGAVLEGHLDYWRKQLQGAPAQLELPTDRPRTQASSAAGAAEPFTLPAPLTAALKRLAVAENTSLFAVLLAAFQALLGRYSGQDDVLVGTAVANRREEIEGLIGFFSNTVVLRGRLSGDPSFRELVSRSRQVVLDAQAHQDLPFDRLVAEVRKERGSSSSPLLQVYFGVQAAAESSLGDGLRLGQVEELHTATRAFELSLLAHESPDGVSGILEYGTDLFDADTIRRMLGHYLSLLQAAVARPELSLSALPLLNEEERAWFLARNATERPYANECLHTLVERQAARAPDAVAAVFEGQTLTYGELDRRANRLARALRELGVGPDTRVALCLERSLELPVALLGTMKAGGACVPLEPGYPRDRLQQMLEDAEPRVLVLQRHLADRLPSHGLPTVHLEPGWGAGSGDDAATPLPAVDPANLAYVLFTSGSTGRPKGVQIPHWGLTSQMRWMEEAFTLGPADAGLVKGSLSFAPTVCELFAPLAAGGRVVLAHPTRGQDAPWLCQLIAEQGVTTVEMVPSLLDVVLGDPASAACQSLRHVFSGGEALTRALERRFHQRWPHARLHNLYGPTEASSAVTWWPSTPSDEGARATVPVGRPLANATVYVLDSRMEPTPLGVVGEIYAGGTVLTRGYIRAPAETASRFLPDPFSRAPGGRLYRTGDLGRYLPDGTVEYVGRADHQVKIRGVRIEMGEVEAALRRLPAVRDAVVVAWNRGERPDDLHLVAYVVPAPGASASAAELRRLLGAVLPEHTIPGYFVAMDTLPLTPNGKVDRRALPPPAAEPAREEAVPPATPMERTVLALWEEVLGITGTGVEQGFFDVGGHSLRATALLARLREQLGVEVSLRTFLEAPTVRALSRHLEQARASGKSSPPPPRPVPRDRPLPLSFPQEAVWRSERDNPLGNCIAVYARLRGPLDAEVLRRALEEIIRRHESLRVLVDASGPEPVQHIVPPAAFELPVVDLTPLPPTEREAEAARRASAARARTFDLTRAPLLRGELVRLGAEEHHLLLTVHRLAFDGSTLALLVQELGVLYEAFSAGRPSPLPPLPLQYPDFAVWQREHLGGAALEQALARDRARLTGARLVRLPTDRPRPAQPSPGGDARLLRLPEALTAGLQALGAREGVSLYTTLLTGFLTLLHHETGETDLSVASPDADRPYRELEGLIGRFANVLVVRASLEGDPTFLEALRRVNKAVAEAQENGRHMPHHRLADALHPGERSTETPLEAITFNYLSQFERPLDELRFGGLLIEPFPPAEARSKSELTLNLEGSARALTADFLYRTDLFTEQTILRLLHRYQTVLGNALARPDARLSALRAI